Proteins from a single region of Chryseobacterium sp. W4I1:
- the hisH gene encoding imidazole glycerol phosphate synthase subunit HisH has protein sequence MITLIDYGVGNINAFVNVYKRVDIPVKIAKTKEDLLDAQKLILPGVGHFDHAMSQLNNSGMRETLDELVLGKKVPVIGICVGMQMMANNSDEGNMEGLKWIDATVKKFDESKIKQVTRLPHMGWNDVKPVKDLDLFRGLEKDAIFYFLHTYYFECNNREDIMAITDYGGEFASAAHHENKYGIQFHPEKSHSYGEILLHNFAKL, from the coding sequence ATGATAACACTTATAGATTATGGTGTTGGTAATATCAACGCCTTTGTCAATGTATATAAAAGGGTAGATATTCCCGTAAAAATTGCAAAAACAAAAGAAGATTTGTTAGATGCACAAAAGCTAATCCTTCCGGGGGTGGGGCATTTTGATCATGCCATGTCTCAGCTTAATAATTCCGGTATGAGAGAAACGCTTGATGAATTAGTCTTAGGTAAGAAAGTTCCGGTAATAGGAATTTGTGTAGGTATGCAGATGATGGCTAATAATAGTGATGAAGGAAATATGGAGGGGTTAAAATGGATTGATGCCACTGTTAAGAAATTTGATGAAAGCAAAATCAAACAGGTTACGCGTCTTCCTCATATGGGGTGGAATGATGTGAAACCGGTTAAAGACCTTGATCTTTTCAGAGGTTTAGAAAAGGATGCTATCTTTTATTTTCTCCATACCTATTATTTTGAATGCAACAACCGGGAAGATATTATGGCTATAACTGATTATGGCGGTGAATTTGCGTCAGCTGCTCATCATGAAAACAAATATGGTATACAGTTCCATCCGGAGAAAAGCCATTCTTACGGAGAAATATTACTTCACAATTTTGCTAAACTCTAA
- a CDS encoding AglZ/HisF2 family acetamidino modification protein, with product MLRPRIIPSLLIQDNGLVKTVNFKNPKYVGDPINAVKIFNEKEVDELAIFDIDATTKGLEPNYSLIERIANQSRMPLCYGGGVKTVEQAQRIFGLGIEKIALSSAVLEHPDLITQIADRVGAQSVIVVLDVKKKLFGGYEVYTHNGKKGTGINPFDFIEKAQRLGAGEIVINSIDQDGVMKGYDMSLIEKAREKTSLPMTVLGGAGSLDDIKKVIDKHKIIGVAAGSLFVFKGKYKAVLINYPIKEEKENLLSK from the coding sequence ATGCTTAGACCGAGAATTATACCAAGTTTACTGATACAAGATAATGGACTGGTAAAAACTGTTAATTTTAAAAATCCGAAATATGTTGGAGATCCTATCAATGCCGTTAAAATTTTTAATGAAAAAGAAGTAGATGAATTAGCTATTTTTGATATTGATGCAACTACTAAAGGCTTAGAGCCAAACTATAGTCTTATCGAGAGAATTGCTAATCAGTCTAGAATGCCGTTGTGTTATGGAGGAGGAGTTAAAACAGTAGAACAGGCTCAACGGATTTTTGGTTTGGGAATTGAAAAAATTGCTCTGTCTTCAGCGGTATTGGAGCACCCAGATCTTATTACCCAAATTGCTGATAGAGTTGGAGCTCAGAGTGTGATTGTAGTTTTGGATGTCAAGAAAAAACTGTTTGGAGGTTATGAGGTTTATACTCATAACGGTAAAAAAGGAACCGGAATTAATCCTTTCGATTTTATTGAAAAGGCACAAAGATTAGGAGCCGGAGAAATTGTAATTAACTCTATAGATCAAGATGGGGTGATGAAAGGCTATGATATGTCACTAATTGAAAAAGCCAGGGAAAAAACATCACTTCCAATGACTGTATTAGGAGGCGCAGGAAGTCTGGATGATATTAAAAAAGTTATTGATAAACACAAAATAATAGGAGTTGCGGCAGGAAGCTTATTCGTTTTTAAAGGAAAATACAAGGCAGTTCTGATTAACTATCCTATTAAAGAAGAAAAAGAAAATTTATTAAGCAAATAA
- a CDS encoding N-acetyl sugar amidotransferase: MVNNRLYQICTKTIMDTTDPNIIFNEKGESDYYTNFKQNIEPNWHTDQQGYDELMKIADKIKKTSKNKDFDCIIGLSGGLDSSYAAYIAKEIMGIRPLIFHVDAGWNTDKAVGNIEKLINGLNLDLYTEVINWEEMKDLQVAFLKSQISDQDLPQDYAFFSGLYKFAKKHKINYVLTGGNFSTECCREPEEWGGFPGIDTTLVKDIHSKFGKRPLKTFPLVDILSYKIYYKYVYGMEVFKPLNLIPYIKKDAENLLETKFGWEPFQHKHHESRFTRFYEDYWLPRKFGYQKRKAHFSSLILTGQMTREEALDRVSRPELSEEFLQKEFEYVANKLDLTKEELQQIFEGENKTYKNYKNKMGIIKLGAQAMQKLGLEKRLFR; encoded by the coding sequence ATGGTGAATAACAGACTATATCAAATTTGTACTAAGACAATAATGGATACTACCGATCCTAATATCATTTTCAATGAAAAAGGAGAAAGTGATTATTATACAAATTTCAAACAAAATATTGAACCTAATTGGCATACAGATCAGCAGGGCTATGACGAGCTAATGAAAATTGCAGACAAGATTAAAAAAACCAGTAAAAATAAAGATTTCGATTGTATTATTGGTCTTAGTGGTGGTTTGGATAGCTCGTATGCAGCATATATTGCTAAGGAAATTATGGGCATTCGTCCATTGATATTCCATGTAGATGCCGGTTGGAATACAGATAAAGCGGTAGGAAATATTGAGAAGCTGATTAATGGTCTTAATCTCGATTTATATACAGAAGTAATTAATTGGGAGGAAATGAAAGATCTTCAGGTAGCATTCCTGAAATCTCAAATATCAGATCAGGATCTTCCCCAGGATTATGCATTTTTCTCAGGACTTTACAAATTTGCAAAAAAACATAAGATCAATTATGTGCTGACAGGTGGAAACTTTTCCACAGAATGTTGTCGTGAACCAGAGGAATGGGGAGGTTTTCCAGGTATTGATACAACATTAGTAAAAGATATTCACTCTAAATTTGGTAAGAGACCTTTAAAAACATTTCCACTAGTTGATATTCTTTCTTATAAGATTTATTATAAATACGTCTATGGTATGGAAGTTTTTAAACCACTTAATTTAATTCCATACATCAAAAAAGACGCAGAAAACCTTTTGGAAACTAAATTCGGCTGGGAACCTTTTCAACATAAACATCACGAGTCGAGGTTTACAAGATTTTATGAAGATTATTGGTTGCCTAGAAAATTTGGATACCAAAAAAGAAAGGCTCATTTCTCTTCTTTAATTCTAACTGGACAAATGACAAGAGAAGAAGCATTAGATAGAGTTTCAAGACCTGAACTTTCTGAAGAGTTCTTACAAAAAGAATTTGAATATGTAGCTAATAAGTTGGATTTAACGAAAGAGGAACTACAACAGATTTTTGAAGGTGAAAATAAGACCTATAAGAATTATAAAAATAAAATGGGCATCATCAAGCTTGGAGCACAGGCTATGCAAAAGCTTGGATTAGAAAAAAGATTATTCAGATGA